A stretch of Meiothermus sp. QL-1 DNA encodes these proteins:
- the lpdA gene encoding dihydrolipoyl dehydrogenase codes for MPKHQLVVIGAGPGGYVAAIRAAQLGLNVACVEKEAALGGTCLRVGCIPSKALLEASERIHAALHNRLVGLRIKEAELDLAALMAHKDRVVRANTQGIEYLFKKNGVVRYHGHGRLLDPHRVRVEGPEGVVELEAERILIATGSKVAPLKGVELDYDIVGTSDQAIAYPQVPEHLVVIGGGVIGLELGSVWHRLGARVTVLEYLPTILGGMDGEIARTAEKIFKKQGLDIRTGVRVTRAYAQDGRGIVEYEGGEPLVADRVLLATGRIPNTEGLGLENVGITLDERGRIPVNAHYQTAVPHIYAIGDVIAGPMLAHKAEEEGYAAVEHMVSGYGHVDYNAIPSVVYTHPEVAGVGKTEEELKAAGIPYKKGTFPFSANGRARAMNDTEGLAKVLAHAETDRLLGVHIVGPRAGDLIAEAAVALAFHASAEDLARASHAHPTLAEVLKEAALAAWDRPLHI; via the coding sequence ATGCCCAAACATCAACTCGTGGTTATCGGTGCAGGGCCGGGCGGCTATGTGGCCGCCATCCGGGCAGCCCAGCTCGGGCTGAACGTGGCCTGCGTGGAAAAGGAGGCCGCCCTGGGCGGCACCTGCTTGCGGGTAGGATGCATCCCCTCCAAGGCCCTTCTGGAAGCCAGCGAGCGGATCCATGCCGCTTTGCACAACCGGCTCGTGGGGCTCAGGATTAAGGAGGCCGAGCTGGACCTGGCCGCTTTGATGGCCCACAAGGACAGGGTGGTCCGGGCCAATACCCAGGGCATCGAGTACCTGTTCAAGAAGAACGGGGTGGTGCGCTACCACGGCCACGGGCGGCTGCTGGACCCCCACCGGGTGCGGGTGGAAGGCCCGGAAGGGGTGGTGGAGCTCGAGGCCGAGCGCATCCTGATCGCCACCGGCTCCAAAGTGGCCCCCCTCAAGGGGGTGGAGCTCGACTACGACATCGTGGGCACCTCCGACCAGGCCATCGCCTACCCCCAGGTGCCCGAGCACCTGGTGGTCATCGGGGGAGGGGTGATCGGGCTCGAGCTGGGCTCGGTCTGGCACCGGCTGGGGGCTAGGGTTACGGTGCTGGAGTACCTGCCCACCATTCTGGGCGGCATGGACGGGGAAATCGCCCGCACCGCCGAGAAAATCTTCAAAAAACAGGGCCTGGACATCCGCACCGGGGTGCGGGTCACGAGGGCCTATGCCCAGGATGGAAGGGGCATCGTAGAGTACGAAGGGGGCGAGCCCCTGGTGGCCGACCGGGTACTCCTGGCCACCGGCCGCATCCCCAACACCGAGGGGCTGGGGCTGGAAAACGTGGGAATCACCCTCGATGAGCGGGGGCGCATTCCCGTAAACGCCCACTACCAGACCGCTGTGCCCCACATCTATGCCATCGGGGACGTCATCGCCGGCCCCATGCTAGCCCACAAGGCCGAGGAGGAGGGCTACGCCGCCGTGGAGCACATGGTGAGCGGATACGGCCACGTGGACTACAACGCCATCCCCAGTGTGGTCTACACCCACCCCGAGGTTGCCGGGGTGGGCAAGACCGAGGAAGAGCTCAAAGCGGCCGGCATCCCCTACAAGAAGGGCACCTTCCCCTTCTCAGCCAACGGCCGGGCCCGGGCCATGAACGACACCGAGGGGCTGGCCAAAGTGCTGGCCCACGCCGAGACCGACCGCCTCCTGGGGGTGCACATCGTCGGTCCTCGGGCGGGCGACCTCATCGCCGAGGCGGCTGTGGCCCTGGCCTTCCACGCCTCGGCCGAGGACCTGGCCCGGGCCTCCCACGCCCACCCCACCCTGGCCGAGGTCCTCAAGGAGGCTGCCCTGGCGGCCTGGGACCGCCCCCTCCACATCTAG
- a CDS encoding 2-oxoglutarate dehydrogenase E1 component: MEHTLDSSNLAYLEALYQAYQENPSAIPPEWSRYFQAVQAEPYNGTARPSEANLSELASFFLRAVRFLRTYRERGHLIAQIDPLGRTRRTPPELDPSYFGLTEADLDRPVPPELGAPTLRAVLEQYKTRYSGTVGIEYGHLDDPTVRTWIEARLSAGFARPTPEQKRRIHERLMQATLFEEFLQKKYLGAKTFSLEGTEALIPLLDLTLEAAARQGVVEVVMGMAHRGRLNVLANVVKKPLRDIFLEFEEHFPEGYQGDVKYHLGYSSDIETPFGKVHLSLNFNPSHLEFVAPVALGRTRAKQDRFGDTKREKGMLLLVHGDAAFIGEGIVQETLNISGLPAYTVGGAVHIILNNQLGFTTEPHEYTSGRYATEIAKMVESPIFHVNAEDPEALVGVVELAMEFRRAFKRDVFIDLVGYRRRGHNETDEPSFTQPEMYRLIAAKKPLYQTYQAKLLAEGLCTKEGCEGLARQYQETLEAAFSGARREPTPTRPPAGGGVWKGYLGGPEEGVPDPETGVPLEKLQALMEGLTRLPEGFTLHPRLVRFVEARREMGQNKRPLDWAAAEMLAFASLAVEGHRVRLSGQDAVRGTFTQRHAAFVDYRTGERYFPASHLAEGQAPVELYNSALSEAGVLGFEYGYSLDMPEALVVWEAQYGDFVNTAQVIIDQFIASAEAKWSRLSGIVLLLPHGMEGGGPEHSSARLERFLQLGSNDNMQVVYPTTPAQYFHLLRRQVKRPWRKPLIVMTPKSLLRNPDAVSPLEELTRGRFQRVLAGPPRPEARRVLLCSGKVYYDLEAARRAAGQEDVALVRLEQLYPFPEKELSAALAAYPKATEVVWVQEEPANMGAWWFIRARFGDRICGHPLRVVARPESSSPAVGSKKVHDKEQQALVRQALGL, translated from the coding sequence ATGGAGCACACCCTCGACAGTTCCAACCTGGCCTACCTCGAGGCCCTCTACCAGGCATACCAGGAGAACCCCAGCGCCATCCCGCCCGAGTGGTCGCGCTACTTCCAGGCGGTACAGGCCGAGCCCTACAACGGAACCGCCCGACCATCCGAGGCCAACTTATCCGAGCTGGCCTCGTTTTTTTTGCGCGCGGTGCGCTTCTTGCGCACCTACCGAGAACGGGGGCACCTCATCGCCCAGATCGACCCCCTGGGCCGCACGCGCCGCACCCCGCCCGAGCTCGACCCCAGCTACTTCGGGCTGACCGAGGCCGACCTGGACCGCCCGGTTCCCCCTGAGCTGGGGGCCCCCACGCTGCGGGCGGTGCTCGAGCAGTACAAGACCCGCTACAGCGGCACGGTGGGGATTGAGTACGGCCACCTGGACGATCCCACGGTGCGCACCTGGATCGAGGCCCGCCTGAGCGCCGGCTTTGCCCGGCCCACTCCAGAGCAAAAGCGCAGAATCCACGAACGGCTGATGCAGGCCACCCTCTTCGAGGAGTTCTTGCAGAAGAAGTACCTGGGGGCCAAGACCTTCAGCCTGGAGGGCACCGAGGCCCTGATTCCCCTCCTCGACCTGACCCTGGAGGCCGCCGCCCGCCAGGGGGTGGTGGAGGTGGTGATGGGCATGGCCCACCGCGGCCGGCTCAACGTGCTGGCCAATGTGGTCAAAAAGCCCCTGCGGGACATATTTTTGGAGTTTGAGGAGCACTTCCCCGAGGGGTACCAGGGGGATGTGAAGTACCACCTGGGCTACTCCAGCGACATCGAAACCCCCTTCGGCAAGGTCCACCTCTCGCTCAACTTCAACCCCTCCCACCTGGAGTTCGTGGCCCCGGTGGCCCTGGGCCGCACCCGGGCCAAGCAGGACCGCTTCGGTGATACCAAGCGGGAGAAGGGGATGCTCCTTCTGGTTCACGGGGACGCCGCCTTCATCGGCGAAGGCATCGTGCAGGAAACCCTCAACATCTCGGGCCTCCCGGCCTACACCGTGGGCGGTGCGGTGCACATCATCCTCAACAACCAGCTCGGCTTCACCACCGAGCCCCACGAGTACACCTCCGGCCGCTACGCCACCGAGATTGCCAAGATGGTGGAGTCGCCCATCTTCCACGTCAACGCCGAGGATCCCGAGGCCCTGGTAGGGGTGGTGGAGCTGGCCATGGAGTTTCGCCGGGCCTTCAAGCGGGACGTCTTCATCGACCTGGTGGGCTACCGCCGGCGGGGGCACAACGAGACCGATGAGCCGAGCTTCACCCAGCCGGAGATGTACCGGCTCATCGCGGCCAAGAAGCCCCTCTACCAGACCTACCAGGCCAAGCTGCTGGCCGAGGGGCTTTGCACCAAGGAGGGCTGCGAGGGCTTGGCGCGGCAGTACCAGGAGACCCTCGAGGCCGCCTTCTCCGGGGCCCGGCGCGAACCCACCCCCACCCGACCCCCCGCGGGCGGCGGGGTCTGGAAGGGGTATCTGGGCGGGCCCGAGGAGGGGGTGCCCGACCCCGAGACCGGGGTGCCCCTGGAGAAGCTCCAGGCCCTGATGGAGGGCCTCACCCGGCTGCCCGAAGGGTTCACCCTGCACCCCCGGCTGGTCAGGTTCGTGGAGGCCCGGCGGGAGATGGGCCAGAACAAGCGCCCTTTGGACTGGGCGGCGGCCGAGATGCTGGCCTTCGCCTCGCTCGCCGTGGAGGGGCACCGGGTGCGGCTTTCCGGCCAGGACGCGGTGCGGGGCACCTTCACCCAACGCCACGCCGCCTTCGTCGACTACCGCACGGGCGAGCGCTACTTCCCCGCCAGCCACCTGGCCGAGGGACAGGCCCCGGTGGAGCTCTACAACTCGGCCCTCTCCGAAGCAGGGGTGCTGGGCTTTGAGTACGGCTACAGCCTGGACATGCCCGAGGCCCTGGTGGTCTGGGAAGCCCAGTACGGCGACTTCGTAAACACCGCCCAGGTTATCATTGACCAGTTCATCGCCTCGGCCGAGGCCAAGTGGAGCCGGCTCTCGGGCATCGTGCTCCTCCTGCCCCACGGCATGGAGGGAGGGGGCCCAGAGCACAGCAGCGCCCGGCTCGAGCGCTTCTTGCAGCTCGGCTCCAACGACAACATGCAGGTGGTCTACCCCACCACCCCCGCGCAGTACTTCCACCTGCTGCGGCGGCAGGTCAAACGCCCCTGGCGCAAGCCCCTCATCGTCATGACCCCCAAGAGCCTGCTGCGCAACCCTGATGCGGTATCTCCCCTGGAAGAGCTCACCCGCGGCCGCTTCCAACGGGTGCTGGCCGGGCCGCCTAGACCGGAGGCCAGGCGGGTTCTTCTGTGCTCGGGCAAGGTCTACTACGACCTCGAGGCCGCCCGCCGCGCAGCCGGGCAGGAGGATGTGGCCCTGGTGCGCCTCGAGCAGCTCTACCCCTTCCCCGAAAAAGAGCTTTCGGCAGCCCTGGCCGCCTACCCCAAGGCCACCGAGGTGGTCTGGGTACAGGAAGAGCCGGCCAACATGGGGGCCTGGTGGTTCATCCGGGCCCGCTTCGGCGACCGGATTTGCGGCCACCCCCTGCGGGTGGTGGCCCGGCCCGAGTCCAGCAGCCCCGCGGTGGGCTCTAAGAAGGTGCACGACAAGGAACAACAGGCCCTGGTACGACAGGCCCTGGGGCTTTAG
- the odhB gene encoding 2-oxoglutarate dehydrogenase complex dihydrolipoyllysine-residue succinyltransferase encodes MIELKIPPVGESITEVEIGQWLKKEGDTVQTDEPVVELVTDKATLELPAPATGVLSKILIPKGQARVGDVVALLEEGEAQSTPKPQAATPPPPPSEKVMPAAARLAAQSGVDPTRLTGSGPGGRVLKEDVQRALTPPPPTPVAPPAPSAERRDEVVPMTPLRRRIAERLLLAKQSTAMLTTFNEADMGAVMELRREFGESFQKKHGVKLGFMSFFVKAVVQVLQEIPQLNAEIRGTDIVYHHYYDIGIAVGGGEGLVVPVIRNADKLSMAQIEQTIADFAQRVKERKIKPEELLGGTFTITNGGIYGSLNSTPILNPPQVGILGMHAIVERPVARGGAVVIRPMMNLALSYDHRIVDGREAVTFLRRVKELIENPVRLVLEI; translated from the coding sequence ATGATAGAGCTCAAAATCCCCCCCGTGGGTGAGTCCATCACCGAAGTGGAAATCGGCCAGTGGCTCAAAAAAGAGGGCGATACCGTGCAGACCGACGAGCCGGTGGTGGAGCTGGTCACCGACAAGGCCACCCTGGAGCTACCTGCCCCTGCCACGGGCGTGCTGAGCAAGATTCTCATCCCCAAAGGCCAGGCCCGGGTAGGGGACGTGGTGGCCCTGCTGGAGGAAGGCGAGGCCCAAAGCACCCCGAAGCCCCAGGCCGCCACCCCACCACCCCCTCCCAGCGAGAAGGTCATGCCCGCTGCCGCCCGCCTGGCCGCCCAGAGCGGGGTGGACCCCACCCGCCTTACGGGCAGCGGCCCGGGCGGACGGGTGCTCAAGGAGGACGTGCAAAGGGCCCTCACCCCCCCACCCCCCACCCCGGTAGCCCCTCCGGCTCCTTCTGCCGAGCGTCGGGACGAGGTGGTGCCCATGACCCCCCTCCGGCGCCGCATCGCCGAGCGGCTCCTTTTGGCCAAGCAGAGCACCGCCATGCTCACCACCTTCAACGAGGCCGACATGGGGGCGGTGATGGAGCTGCGGCGGGAGTTCGGCGAGAGCTTCCAGAAGAAGCACGGGGTCAAGCTCGGTTTCATGAGCTTCTTCGTCAAGGCGGTGGTGCAGGTCCTGCAGGAAATCCCCCAGCTCAACGCTGAAATCCGCGGCACCGACATCGTCTACCACCACTACTACGACATTGGCATCGCGGTGGGCGGCGGCGAGGGGCTGGTGGTGCCCGTAATCCGCAACGCCGACAAGCTTTCTATGGCCCAGATCGAGCAGACCATCGCCGACTTCGCCCAGCGGGTCAAGGAAAGGAAGATCAAGCCGGAAGAGCTCCTGGGCGGCACCTTTACCATCACCAACGGGGGCATCTACGGCTCCTTGAACTCCACCCCCATCCTGAACCCTCCCCAGGTGGGCATCCTGGGCATGCACGCCATCGTGGAGCGCCCGGTGGCGCGGGGCGGGGCGGTGGTCATCCGGCCCATGATGAACCTGGCCCTTTCCTACGACCACCGCATCGTGGACGGGCGGGAGGCGGTAACCTTCCTCCGGCGGGTCAAGGAGCTGATCGAGAACCCGGTGCGCCTGGTGCTGGAAATCTGA
- a CDS encoding peroxidase-related enzyme (This protein belongs to a clade of uncharacterized proteins related to peroxidases such as the alkylhydroperoxidase AhpD.) yields the protein MELEEKRAATAWLRVPEEHELPEEVRQLFAKFVEKTGFVPNVARNFALLPEHFLRWFRYYDFLMRSEGHLSRKEREMIAVVVSATNRCEYCLASHTAYLREITGDPVLPEVLAANFRRARLTPREQALLEFAYQMTVSSETMSSAEVQRLRAAGLSDEAIFEAAQVAAMFNFTNRLANALGWVPNEVYYHLHRCKEA from the coding sequence ATGGAGCTAGAGGAGAAACGCGCGGCCACTGCCTGGCTGCGGGTGCCGGAGGAGCACGAGCTGCCCGAGGAGGTGCGGCAGCTTTTCGCTAAATTCGTGGAGAAGACCGGGTTCGTGCCCAACGTGGCCCGCAACTTTGCCCTGCTGCCGGAGCACTTTTTGCGCTGGTTCCGCTACTACGACTTCCTCATGCGGAGTGAGGGGCATCTCTCCCGCAAGGAGCGGGAGATGATTGCGGTGGTGGTTTCGGCCACCAACCGTTGCGAGTACTGCCTAGCCTCCCACACGGCCTATCTGCGTGAGATTACCGGCGACCCGGTGCTGCCCGAGGTGCTCGCGGCCAACTTCCGCCGCGCCCGGCTCACCCCCCGTGAGCAGGCTTTGCTGGAGTTCGCCTACCAGATGACCGTGAGCTCCGAGACCATGTCCAGCGCCGAGGTACAGAGGCTTCGCGCGGCAGGGCTTTCCGATGAGGCCATCTTCGAGGCGGCCCAGGTGGCGGCGATGTTCAATTTCACCAACCGCCTGGCCAACGCTCTGGGTTGGGTGCCCAACGAGGTTTACTACCATCTCCACCGTTGTAAGGAGGCCTAG
- a CDS encoding cobalamin B12-binding domain-containing protein, whose amino-acid sequence MDRRIRVLIAKPGLDGHDRGAKVVARALRDAGMEVIYTGLRQTPEMIVSAALQEDVDAVGLSILSGAHMHYFSEVRRLLREQGVDDILLFGGGIIPDDDVPHLKAMGVAAVFGPGTSTQDIVEFLRQRVPERWAAQRE is encoded by the coding sequence ATGGATAGAAGAATCCGGGTGCTCATCGCCAAGCCGGGGCTGGACGGGCACGACCGGGGGGCCAAGGTGGTGGCCCGGGCCCTGCGGGACGCGGGGATGGAGGTGATCTACACCGGGTTGCGCCAGACCCCAGAGATGATCGTCTCAGCCGCTTTACAAGAGGACGTGGACGCGGTGGGCCTCTCCATCCTTTCGGGGGCCCACATGCACTACTTCAGCGAGGTGCGCCGGCTGCTTAGGGAGCAGGGGGTGGACGACATCCTACTCTTTGGGGGGGGAATCATTCCCGACGATGATGTGCCCCACCTCAAGGCCATGGGGGTGGCGGCGGTCTTTGGCCCTGGCACCAGCACCCAGGACATCGTGGAGTTTCTGCGCCAGCGGGTGCCCGAGCGGTGGGCTGCCCAGAGGGAGTGA